A genomic region of Microlunatus sagamiharensis contains the following coding sequences:
- a CDS encoding MarR family winged helix-turn-helix transcriptional regulator, protein MGQAGSGIDLETSVGYLLKEASSALRTAMEEVLRPLGMNVTRYSCLELLAQRPGLSGSELARGAFVTRQSMNVLLQALEEEGLVARPAEEAVGKVIPTRLTAKGRRSLGAATAAVRAVEVRMLSGLDQAGQARAAEALRSMVRALRD, encoded by the coding sequence ATGGGTCAAGCAGGGTCGGGTATCGACCTCGAGACGTCGGTCGGCTACCTCCTCAAGGAGGCGTCGAGCGCGCTCCGCACGGCGATGGAGGAGGTGCTGCGGCCCCTCGGCATGAACGTCACCCGCTACTCCTGCCTGGAGCTGCTCGCCCAGCGCCCGGGGCTCTCGGGCTCCGAGCTCGCCCGCGGCGCGTTCGTGACGCGGCAGTCGATGAACGTCCTCCTCCAGGCCCTCGAGGAGGAGGGTCTCGTGGCCCGGCCCGCGGAGGAGGCCGTCGGCAAGGTGATCCCGACGCGGCTCACGGCCAAGGGCCGCCGGAGCCTGGGCGCGGCGACCGCGGCCGTGCGGGCGGTCGAGGTCAGGATGCTGTCCGGCCTGGACCAGGCCGGGCAGGCCCGGGCGGCCGAGGCGCTAAGGAGCATGGTCCGCGCGCTTCGCGACTGA
- a CDS encoding carbohydrate ABC transporter permease, with translation MTTTSTTAPIAAAGARQHRRVRATTRRGITAWLFLAPSLIILFAFTLYPMIQAAYLSLTDYNLIRAARFVGLDNYRELVGDPDFWNAFGNTLLYAVVVTPVTVVLALLLAVLLNRPFVGRAFARTAIFLPFIVSLGIIAIAWSFLLDPNIGLLSYWLAKVGIVPEQGWLTDPRYAMAAVMAVGVWKNVGFYMVIYLAGIQSIPADVYEAARLDGAGAWQRFRSMTLPLLANQTLLVAVLALIASLQAFDQIYVMTHGGPFFRTETLVVLIYREGFQSLRFGYASAISFVLLILVFVLSMVQFGWLRRREVRY, from the coding sequence ATGACCACCACGTCGACCACGGCCCCGATCGCCGCGGCGGGCGCACGCCAGCACCGGCGGGTGCGGGCGACGACCCGGCGGGGGATCACCGCCTGGCTGTTCCTCGCCCCGTCGCTGATCATCCTGTTCGCGTTCACGCTCTACCCGATGATCCAGGCGGCCTACCTGTCGCTGACCGACTACAACCTCATCCGGGCGGCGCGGTTCGTCGGGCTCGACAACTACCGCGAGCTCGTCGGCGACCCGGACTTCTGGAACGCCTTCGGCAACACGCTGCTCTACGCCGTGGTCGTCACGCCCGTCACGGTGGTGCTCGCGCTGCTGCTGGCCGTCCTCCTGAACCGGCCGTTCGTCGGACGGGCCTTCGCCCGCACGGCGATCTTCCTGCCGTTCATCGTGTCGCTCGGGATCATCGCGATCGCCTGGTCCTTCCTGCTCGACCCGAACATCGGCCTGCTGTCCTACTGGCTCGCCAAGGTCGGCATCGTCCCCGAGCAGGGCTGGTTGACCGACCCCCGCTACGCGATGGCGGCGGTCATGGCGGTCGGGGTGTGGAAGAACGTCGGCTTCTACATGGTCATCTACCTGGCCGGCATCCAGTCGATCCCGGCCGACGTCTACGAGGCCGCACGGCTCGACGGCGCCGGCGCCTGGCAGCGGTTCCGCAGCATGACGCTGCCGCTGCTGGCCAACCAGACGCTGCTGGTCGCCGTGCTGGCGCTGATCGCGTCGCTGCAGGCGTTCGACCAGATCTACGTGATGACGCACGGCGGTCCGTTCTTCAGGACCGAGACCCTCGTCGTGCTGATCTACCGCGAGGGCTTCCAGAGCCTGCGCTTCGGCTACGCCTCGGCGATCTCGTTCGTGCTGTTGATCTTGGTGTTCGTGCTCTCGATGGTCCAGTTCGGCTGGCTCCGCCGGCGGGAGGTCAGGTACTGA
- a CDS encoding glycoside hydrolase family 2 TIM barrel-domain containing protein: MPELPDALAQDPTHPRPQLVRHHWQDLGGEWDFAVTDVRVTSPSDVTFDRRIVVPFPPESPASGVHETGFLGAVWYRRTVDREDLERAGLSESRDRVLLHLGAVDHAARVWLNGQLVATHVGGQTPFTADLTDVLDVHGDNVLVVRAVDPPQDVSVPRGKQDWLEQPHVIWYHRTTGIWQPVWLECVGDVAVAALTWTADVPTATVSLDVRLTGHLEPGARVRAALRHEGVLLAEASVSTLGDPDVGIRLVLPRQRNGQQHEDLLWIPEHPTLLDAAVVVEDAQGSAVDLVGSYLGLRTTGVGDDHFLLNDRPLVVRAVLAQNYWPETHLAATDAMLRREVELILSLGFNTARVHQKAEDPRFLYWADRLGLMVWAETANAYAFDARAVRHLVTEWTDLVVRDRSHPSIVTWVPLNESWGVQHISHDPRQQAYSRSLADLTRALDGTRPVVSNDGWEHTSSDLWTVHDYESDPGVLAKRYADRGAVDALVAGVGPAGRRLSAGQPAGRRPVLLTEFGGVSLAAGGSEDWGYSTASDAEALEDQVGGILRAVTSSRALAGFCYTQLTDTGQETNGLLTAGREPKIPVERVRRLVRGGS, encoded by the coding sequence ATGCCCGAGCTGCCGGACGCGCTCGCCCAGGACCCGACCCACCCGCGGCCGCAGCTGGTCCGTCACCACTGGCAGGACCTGGGCGGCGAGTGGGACTTCGCCGTCACCGACGTGCGGGTCACCAGTCCGTCCGACGTCACCTTCGACCGGCGCATCGTCGTGCCCTTCCCGCCCGAGTCACCCGCCTCCGGGGTTCACGAGACCGGTTTCCTCGGCGCGGTCTGGTACCGGAGGACGGTCGACCGCGAGGACCTCGAGCGGGCGGGCCTGAGCGAGAGCCGCGATCGAGTCCTCCTCCACCTCGGCGCCGTCGACCACGCTGCACGCGTCTGGCTGAACGGACAGCTCGTCGCGACGCACGTCGGCGGGCAGACGCCCTTCACCGCCGACCTCACCGACGTGCTGGACGTCCACGGCGACAACGTGCTCGTCGTCCGGGCCGTCGACCCGCCCCAGGACGTCTCGGTCCCGCGCGGCAAGCAGGACTGGCTCGAGCAGCCGCACGTCATCTGGTACCACCGCACGACCGGGATCTGGCAACCGGTCTGGCTCGAATGCGTCGGGGACGTCGCCGTCGCCGCGCTGACCTGGACTGCCGACGTGCCGACCGCCACCGTGTCCCTCGACGTACGGCTCACCGGCCACCTCGAGCCCGGGGCCCGCGTTCGCGCCGCGCTGCGCCACGAGGGCGTCCTGCTCGCCGAGGCCTCGGTGTCCACCCTCGGCGACCCGGACGTCGGGATCCGGCTGGTCCTCCCCCGTCAGCGGAACGGTCAGCAGCACGAGGACCTGCTGTGGATCCCGGAGCACCCGACGCTGCTGGACGCCGCCGTCGTCGTGGAGGACGCGCAGGGGTCGGCCGTAGACCTGGTCGGCAGCTACCTCGGCCTGCGGACCACCGGCGTCGGCGACGACCACTTCCTCCTCAACGACCGGCCTCTCGTCGTCCGGGCCGTCCTCGCGCAGAACTACTGGCCCGAGACGCACCTGGCGGCCACCGACGCGATGCTGCGTCGGGAGGTCGAGCTCATCCTGTCGCTCGGCTTCAACACCGCCCGCGTCCACCAGAAGGCCGAGGACCCGCGCTTCCTCTACTGGGCCGACCGCCTCGGGCTGATGGTCTGGGCCGAGACCGCGAACGCGTACGCCTTCGACGCGCGGGCCGTGCGGCACCTCGTGACCGAGTGGACGGACCTCGTGGTGCGGGACAGGTCCCACCCCTCCATCGTCACCTGGGTGCCGCTGAACGAGAGCTGGGGCGTGCAGCACATCAGCCACGACCCCCGGCAGCAGGCGTACAGCCGGTCGCTCGCCGACCTCACCCGCGCACTGGACGGGACACGGCCCGTCGTCTCCAACGACGGCTGGGAGCACACCTCCTCGGACCTGTGGACCGTCCACGACTACGAGTCGGACCCGGGCGTGCTGGCCAAGCGCTACGCGGACCGGGGCGCGGTGGACGCGCTCGTGGCCGGCGTCGGACCAGCCGGGCGACGCCTGTCGGCCGGCCAACCTGCAGGTCGACGGCCGGTGCTGCTCACCGAGTTCGGCGGCGTCAGCCTGGCCGCTGGCGGGAGCGAGGACTGGGGCTACTCGACGGCCAGCGACGCCGAGGCGCTGGAGGACCAGGTCGGGGGCATCCTGCGCGCCGTGACGTCGAGCCGCGCTCTCGCCGGCTTCTGCTACACGCAGCTCACCGACACCGGGCAGGAGACCAACGGGCTGCTCACCGCGGGCCGCGAGCCCAAGATCCCCGTCGAGCGGGTCCGGCGCCTGGTCCGGGGCGGCAGCTGA
- a CDS encoding sugar phosphate isomerase/epimerase family protein, protein MSTYVNTPGTQAPYTAETWPIAAAMLAFGGQDSKGGPIQDADPQEWGRQLRLVRRLGCTEVDPTDTWVRVADLSPGRLDDFSAVLADSGLTIPAISTSRRSVMDPEHGEEYLDYSHRLLDAAKTLGVPMVSFGFFQPFTPAQAKALWFWLEDGWKDDFSDEARALAASRIRELAEHAQGNGQQITLEMYEDTYVGTCDDAVSFLQEVDHPACGLNPDIGNFIRLHRPMEPVTEMFEKVLPYANYWHVKNYSRDEDPATGTVATFPLPMEFGLINYRSVVGRALELGFTGAFLCEHYGSDSLGVIARNQRYIRDVLATLLD, encoded by the coding sequence GTGAGCACCTACGTCAACACCCCGGGTACGCAGGCGCCGTACACCGCCGAGACCTGGCCGATCGCCGCGGCGATGCTGGCCTTCGGCGGCCAGGACTCGAAGGGCGGCCCGATCCAGGACGCCGACCCCCAGGAGTGGGGGCGGCAGCTGCGCCTCGTACGCCGGCTGGGCTGCACCGAGGTCGACCCGACCGACACCTGGGTGCGGGTCGCGGACCTGTCGCCCGGGCGTCTCGACGACTTCTCCGCCGTCCTCGCCGACTCGGGGCTGACGATCCCGGCGATCTCCACCTCGCGGCGCAGCGTGATGGACCCCGAGCACGGCGAGGAGTACCTCGACTACAGCCACCGGCTGCTCGACGCCGCCAAGACGCTCGGCGTGCCGATGGTGAGCTTCGGCTTCTTCCAGCCCTTCACCCCGGCCCAGGCCAAGGCGCTGTGGTTCTGGCTGGAGGACGGCTGGAAGGACGACTTCTCCGACGAGGCGCGGGCGCTCGCCGCCTCCCGGATCCGCGAGCTGGCCGAGCACGCGCAGGGCAACGGGCAGCAGATCACCCTGGAGATGTACGAGGACACCTACGTCGGCACCTGCGACGACGCCGTGTCCTTCCTCCAGGAGGTCGACCACCCCGCCTGCGGGCTCAACCCCGACATCGGCAACTTCATCCGGCTGCACCGGCCGATGGAGCCGGTCACCGAGATGTTCGAGAAGGTCCTGCCCTACGCGAACTACTGGCACGTGAAGAACTACTCGCGCGACGAGGACCCGGCGACGGGCACCGTGGCGACGTTCCCGCTGCCGATGGAGTTCGGGCTGATCAACTACCGCTCGGTGGTCGGCCGCGCCCTCGAGCTCGGCTTCACGGGCGCCTTCCTCTGCGAGCACTACGGCAGCGACAGCCTCGGCGTCATCGCCCGCAACCAGCGCTACATCCGCGACGTGCTCGCCACCCTGCTCGACTGA
- a CDS encoding VOC family protein has translation MPVTGPDFISLQVRDLDASQAFYERYLGLVRSPAGPPHAVVFDTKPVAFAVRDLVPGTDLDAVPQPGVGAAIWLHATEVQEIHDALEADGHRIVTVPFDGPFGRTFTLADPDGYQITLHDRG, from the coding sequence ATGCCCGTGACCGGACCCGACTTCATATCCCTGCAGGTGCGCGACCTCGACGCCTCGCAGGCCTTCTACGAGCGCTACCTCGGCCTCGTGCGCTCCCCCGCCGGCCCGCCGCACGCGGTGGTCTTCGACACGAAGCCCGTGGCCTTCGCCGTCCGCGACCTCGTGCCCGGCACCGACCTCGACGCCGTCCCGCAGCCGGGCGTGGGCGCAGCGATCTGGCTCCACGCCACCGAGGTGCAGGAGATCCACGACGCCCTCGAGGCCGACGGGCACCGGATCGTCACGGTGCCGTTCGACGGCCCCTTCGGGCGCACGTTCACCCTCGCCGACCCGGACGGCTACCAGATCACGCTGCACGACCGCGGCTGA
- a CDS encoding carbohydrate ABC transporter permease produces the protein MAITTLPTDEVAGTSPGAPRVHGSGRAGDRLVTVLLAVLAIGIGLAVLLPVIWMFFTAFKPEADVVTYPPTLWPRQLTLEHFVDVWHRIPFARLYVNTIVFAGSVTLISLLFDSMAAYALARIPFKGRGVVFVLILLLLMLPFQVTLIPLYDMLNGLGLTNTLPGLIVPRMTNAFGIFFLTQFFLSLPKDLEEAARVDGASEWRTYWSVIMPLARPALLTLGLFHFQYNWNDLLWPLVMSSSVETSTLPAGLALFMGQHVVEYGLLMAGSLLALVPVVLFFLLIQRSFVAGIATTGLK, from the coding sequence ATGGCGATCACCACGCTGCCGACCGATGAGGTCGCCGGGACCAGTCCGGGCGCACCTCGGGTCCACGGTTCAGGCCGGGCGGGCGACCGCCTCGTCACCGTGCTGCTCGCCGTTCTTGCGATCGGCATCGGCCTGGCCGTCCTGCTGCCGGTGATCTGGATGTTCTTCACGGCGTTCAAGCCCGAGGCCGACGTCGTCACCTACCCGCCGACGCTGTGGCCGCGCCAGCTGACGCTCGAGCACTTCGTCGACGTCTGGCACCGCATCCCGTTCGCCCGGCTCTACGTCAACACGATCGTCTTCGCGGGCTCGGTCACGCTGATCTCGCTGCTCTTCGACTCGATGGCGGCCTACGCCCTCGCCCGCATCCCGTTCAAGGGCCGCGGCGTCGTCTTCGTGCTGATCCTGCTGCTGCTCATGCTGCCGTTCCAGGTGACGCTGATCCCGCTGTACGACATGCTCAACGGGCTCGGGCTGACCAACACCCTCCCTGGGCTGATCGTTCCGCGCATGACCAACGCGTTCGGCATCTTCTTCCTCACCCAGTTCTTCCTGTCCCTGCCGAAGGACCTGGAGGAGGCCGCACGGGTGGACGGGGCGTCGGAGTGGCGCACCTACTGGAGCGTGATCATGCCGCTGGCGCGACCGGCGCTGCTCACCCTCGGGCTGTTCCACTTCCAGTACAACTGGAACGACCTGCTCTGGCCGCTGGTCATGTCGTCCTCGGTCGAGACCTCGACCCTGCCGGCCGGGCTCGCGCTCTTCATGGGTCAGCACGTGGTCGAGTACGGCCTGCTGATGGCCGGATCGCTGCTGGCCCTGGTGCCCGTCGTGCTGTTCTTCCTGCTCATCCAGCGCAGCTTCGTCGCCGGCATCGCGACCACCGGGCTCAAGTGA
- a CDS encoding ABC transporter substrate-binding protein has protein sequence MAALTLALTGCAGQGTSASNDQPAANTGGKVTLNFWNGFTGPDGPALEQVVKDFNASQDQVEVKTNIMPWDTLYQKVLTAVAGNDGPQIIAMSASRLPQFADQGLFQPVDDYYTDPANDSSALAPAAVQATEFDGKKFGVPVNYTPMMMYINKDLFTKAGLDPSKPPTTWDEFAAMVPKLTKDTNGDGKPDQYAIALADHETVPVFESMLWGTGGAIVSDDGKTSQLGSPESLKALNYWVDLVKDKKAAPVGLSGADADKLFTTQKAAIEIVGPWATGGFTDAKIDYEVVPPFAGPSSNTVLADVVAMGIPANADASTKQAAYKFFAYWNSAKGQTTWSSGSGFPPNRADVADKVTGSPYPAIFGAPEVGQRAKVLLAGVAAGGPIITDVFEPAVQKALNGQGSVDDIFTAASTQVQSQLDK, from the coding sequence TTGGCGGCGCTCACGCTCGCGTTGACCGGGTGCGCGGGTCAGGGCACCTCAGCGAGCAACGACCAGCCGGCGGCGAACACGGGCGGAAAGGTCACGCTCAACTTCTGGAACGGCTTCACGGGTCCCGACGGACCTGCGCTGGAGCAGGTCGTCAAGGACTTCAACGCCTCGCAGGACCAGGTCGAGGTCAAGACGAACATCATGCCGTGGGACACCCTCTACCAGAAGGTCCTCACAGCGGTGGCCGGCAACGACGGCCCGCAGATCATCGCCATGTCGGCCTCCCGGCTGCCGCAGTTCGCCGACCAGGGGCTCTTCCAGCCCGTCGACGACTACTACACCGACCCGGCGAACGACTCTTCTGCCCTGGCGCCGGCCGCCGTGCAGGCCACCGAGTTCGACGGCAAGAAGTTCGGCGTCCCCGTCAACTACACGCCGATGATGATGTACATCAACAAGGACCTGTTCACGAAGGCCGGGCTCGACCCGTCGAAGCCGCCGACCACCTGGGACGAGTTCGCGGCGATGGTGCCCAAGCTGACCAAGGACACCAACGGCGACGGCAAGCCGGACCAGTACGCGATCGCGCTCGCGGACCACGAGACGGTCCCCGTCTTCGAGTCGATGCTGTGGGGGACCGGCGGGGCGATCGTGTCCGACGACGGCAAGACCTCCCAGCTGGGCAGCCCCGAGTCGCTCAAGGCGCTCAACTACTGGGTCGATCTCGTGAAGGACAAGAAGGCCGCGCCCGTCGGGCTGTCGGGCGCCGATGCGGACAAGCTCTTCACGACGCAGAAGGCGGCGATCGAGATCGTCGGGCCGTGGGCGACGGGCGGCTTCACCGACGCCAAGATCGACTACGAGGTCGTGCCGCCGTTCGCCGGACCCAGCAGCAACACGGTGCTGGCCGACGTGGTGGCCATGGGCATCCCGGCCAACGCGGACGCGAGCACCAAGCAGGCGGCGTACAAGTTCTTCGCCTACTGGAACTCGGCCAAGGGCCAGACCACCTGGTCGAGCGGGTCCGGCTTCCCGCCCAACCGCGCCGACGTCGCAGACAAGGTGACGGGCAGCCCGTACCCCGCGATCTTCGGCGCCCCCGAGGTCGGACAGCGGGCCAAGGTCCTGCTCGCGGGTGTGGCCGCGGGCGGCCCGATCATCACCGACGTCTTCGAGCCGGCGGTGCAGAAAGCCCTGAACGGGCAGGGCTCGGTGGACGACATCTTCACCGCGGCTTCCACGCAGGTCCAGAGCCAGCTCGACAAGTAG
- a CDS encoding epimerase, whose protein sequence is MTPPRAVLAGGSGLVGVRLDEDLRARGYDVVHVGRRGPDVRWDEPEALDAAVDGADLVVNLAGRSVGCRYTDAHRDEIYASRIDTTRALHQAVRRAADPPRLWMNASTATIYRHSTDRPQTEDDGELGEGFSVDVARDWERAFLDGDLPGTRRVALRMAIVLGDGPALNKLLTAARCGIGGAQRDGWWFPHRRYRGIGPTPTGPTVWHRHHDTARGSQRFSWIHLEDLVAAVAFLDEHAEIDGPVNLAAPGTSTNAALMAALRRAARAPFGLPAPRWFLEVGMVVLRQESELVLKSRWAVPKRLLDAGFAFRWTELEPAVADLTR, encoded by the coding sequence GTGACACCTCCACGGGCGGTGCTGGCCGGCGGGTCGGGGTTAGTCGGCGTACGGCTCGACGAGGACCTCCGCGCCCGCGGCTACGACGTCGTGCACGTCGGGCGGCGCGGTCCGGACGTCCGCTGGGACGAGCCCGAGGCGCTGGACGCCGCGGTCGACGGCGCCGACCTGGTCGTGAACCTGGCCGGCCGCAGCGTCGGCTGCCGCTACACCGACGCCCACCGCGACGAGATCTACGCCTCCCGCATCGACACCACGCGGGCGCTCCACCAGGCGGTTCGCCGGGCGGCGGACCCGCCGCGGCTCTGGATGAACGCCAGCACCGCGACCATCTACCGCCACTCGACGGACCGGCCGCAGACCGAGGACGACGGCGAGCTCGGCGAGGGCTTCTCGGTCGACGTCGCGCGGGACTGGGAGCGGGCGTTCCTCGACGGCGACCTGCCGGGCACCCGCCGGGTCGCCCTGCGCATGGCGATCGTGCTCGGCGACGGGCCGGCGCTGAACAAGTTGCTGACCGCCGCGCGCTGCGGGATCGGCGGCGCGCAGCGCGACGGCTGGTGGTTCCCGCACCGGCGCTACCGCGGCATCGGCCCGACGCCGACCGGCCCGACCGTGTGGCACCGCCACCACGACACCGCGCGCGGCAGCCAGCGGTTCAGCTGGATCCACCTGGAGGACCTCGTCGCCGCCGTCGCCTTCCTCGACGAGCACGCCGAGATCGACGGCCCCGTGAACCTCGCCGCGCCGGGCACGAGCACGAACGCCGCGCTCATGGCCGCGCTGCGCCGGGCGGCCCGGGCACCCTTCGGCCTGCCGGCGCCGCGGTGGTTCCTCGAGGTCGGCATGGTCGTCCTGCGCCAGGAGTCCGAGCTCGTGCTCAAGAGCCGCTGGGCGGTGCCGAAGCGGCTCCTCGACGCGGGCTTCGCGTTCCGCTGGACCGAGCTCGAGCCGGCCGTCGCCGACCTCACCCGCTGA
- a CDS encoding family 1 glycosylhydrolase, giving the protein MSASTPWYREGRLHYGVGIEDTFIPQERVGHRKLDEYELTQHYAHWREDLALVAESGAELLRWGVPWYLVEPRPGEFDWSWTDQVVEVMRELGIRCVVDLMHYGTPLWLENSFLNASYPERVASYGRAVAERYRDVWTDYTPLNEPHVNAEWCGQNGAWPPYLEGQDGFVKVIVQIARGMVRTQQEIAAVLPGATFVHVDAGFLFEGETSPLPRWLLEERRLLALDLITGRVDTGHALRGYLHQHGVTEADLTWFRENAVQPDVVGLNYYPRFSTGRVVDGRHEPVRSDAAGLRTLVELYSTRYGRPVAVTESSLVGTPEEKVEWLRLATDELLALRSEGHDVVGFTWFPFFTLVDWLYRYDQKRPDEWFMEFGLVDLVRGADQDLARVRNDAFAVFRELATDARAIGSSVS; this is encoded by the coding sequence GTGAGCGCCAGCACGCCCTGGTACCGGGAGGGACGCCTGCACTACGGCGTCGGGATCGAGGACACCTTCATCCCGCAGGAGCGTGTGGGGCACCGCAAGCTCGACGAGTACGAGCTGACCCAGCACTACGCGCACTGGCGCGAGGACCTCGCGCTCGTCGCGGAGAGCGGCGCGGAGCTGCTGCGCTGGGGCGTGCCGTGGTACCTCGTCGAGCCCCGCCCCGGCGAGTTCGACTGGTCCTGGACCGACCAGGTCGTCGAGGTGATGCGCGAGCTCGGCATCCGCTGCGTCGTCGACCTCATGCACTACGGAACGCCGCTGTGGCTGGAGAACTCCTTCCTCAACGCCTCCTACCCCGAGCGCGTCGCGAGCTACGGCCGGGCCGTCGCTGAGCGCTACCGAGACGTCTGGACCGACTACACCCCGCTGAACGAGCCGCACGTCAACGCCGAGTGGTGCGGGCAGAACGGTGCTTGGCCGCCATACCTGGAGGGGCAGGACGGCTTCGTCAAGGTGATCGTCCAGATCGCCCGCGGCATGGTGCGGACCCAGCAGGAGATCGCGGCCGTCCTTCCCGGCGCGACCTTCGTCCACGTCGACGCCGGCTTCCTCTTCGAGGGCGAGACGTCGCCGCTCCCTCGCTGGCTGCTCGAGGAGCGTCGGCTGTTGGCGCTCGACCTGATCACGGGGCGGGTCGACACCGGGCACGCGTTGCGGGGTTACCTCCACCAGCACGGAGTCACCGAGGCCGACCTGACGTGGTTCCGTGAGAACGCCGTCCAGCCCGACGTCGTCGGCCTGAACTACTACCCGCGCTTCTCGACCGGCCGCGTCGTGGACGGCCGGCACGAGCCGGTGCGCAGCGACGCCGCCGGGCTCCGCACGCTCGTCGAGCTCTACTCGACCCGGTACGGGCGACCGGTCGCCGTGACCGAGTCGTCGCTGGTCGGGACGCCGGAGGAGAAGGTCGAGTGGCTCCGGCTGGCGACCGACGAGCTCCTCGCGCTCCGCAGCGAGGGCCACGACGTCGTCGGGTTCACCTGGTTCCCGTTCTTCACCCTCGTCGACTGGCTCTACCGCTACGACCAGAAGCGGCCCGACGAGTGGTTCATGGAGTTCGGGCTCGTCGATCTCGTCCGCGGCGCCGACCAGGATCTGGCGCGGGTCCGCAACGACGCCTTCGCCGTCTTCCGGGAGCTCGCGACGGACGCTCGTGCCATCGGGTCGAGCGTCTCCTGA
- a CDS encoding LacI family DNA-binding transcriptional regulator: MPRTTLKDVGARVGVSAKTVSNVVNGTGWVTDEVADRVRAAMAELGYRPNLAARQLRSGRSGMIALALPQLAQPYFAELASQLVRAAHERGITVLIQQTDSDVEAERRILSGIGAPAVDGLIMSPLTLGPADLYARTDPTPLLLLGEQAGASPYPHVAVDNTAAGQAATEHLLGLGRRRVAALGAMESEPRRAADLRLTGYRRGLEAAGLELDERLVLPVVDYQRADGAAAARQLLESDVRPDAIFAFSDLLALGAMHELLVAGVRVPEDIAVIGFDDIEESRYSTPSLSSVSPDTSSLARTAVELLLADPPVPGNHTVDFTIVERASTRRAET; this comes from the coding sequence ATGCCACGGACGACGCTCAAGGACGTCGGCGCGCGCGTCGGCGTGTCCGCCAAGACGGTCTCCAACGTCGTGAACGGCACCGGCTGGGTGACTGATGAGGTGGCCGACCGGGTGCGTGCAGCGATGGCCGAGCTGGGGTACCGGCCGAACCTCGCCGCCCGCCAGCTGCGCAGCGGCAGGAGCGGCATGATCGCCCTGGCCCTGCCCCAGCTCGCGCAGCCCTACTTCGCCGAGCTCGCCTCGCAGCTCGTCCGGGCCGCGCACGAGCGCGGGATCACGGTGCTCATCCAGCAGACCGACAGCGACGTGGAGGCCGAGCGCCGGATCCTCTCCGGGATCGGTGCCCCCGCGGTCGACGGCCTGATCATGAGCCCGCTCACGCTCGGTCCTGCGGACCTGTACGCACGCACCGATCCCACCCCGCTGCTGCTGCTCGGCGAGCAGGCCGGGGCCAGTCCGTACCCGCACGTGGCGGTGGACAACACCGCGGCCGGGCAGGCGGCGACCGAGCACCTGCTGGGGCTGGGCAGACGCCGGGTCGCCGCGCTGGGCGCCATGGAGTCCGAGCCACGCCGCGCCGCCGACCTGCGTCTAACGGGCTACCGACGGGGTCTGGAGGCCGCCGGGCTCGAGCTCGACGAGCGCCTGGTGCTCCCGGTCGTCGACTACCAGCGCGCCGACGGGGCCGCCGCCGCGAGGCAGCTCCTGGAGAGCGACGTGCGTCCGGACGCGATCTTCGCCTTCAGCGACCTGCTCGCCCTCGGGGCGATGCACGAGCTGCTGGTCGCCGGGGTCCGCGTGCCGGAAGACATCGCGGTGATCGGCTTCGACGACATCGAGGAGTCGCGCTACAGCACGCCGTCGCTGTCGTCGGTCTCGCCCGACACGTCCTCCCTGGCCCGCACCGCCGTCGAGCTCCTGCTCGCCGACCCGCCGGTCCCCGGCAACCACACCGTCGACTTCACGATCGTGGAGCGCGCGAGCACGAGGAGAGCCGAGACGTGA